The following are encoded together in the Geobacter sulfurreducens PCA genome:
- a CDS encoding serine dehydratase subunit alpha family protein, producing the protein MSIYHDVIKSEVFPALGCTEPIAVAYAASLAAERLGAEVETVTASVDPGVFKNGFAVTVPKTGGLKGNVIAAALGALIARPELKMEILSGADERLLAQAELLVSSGRATVALVKERTDLYIDVVVTGGGRTARAVLEGGHTNIVRLECDGRILLNADEPVSAVDSHAYRAVLRQMTFSEMIGLLDDLDQGDLVYLKRGVEMNLRIAEEGKQLTKVGHYVEELVRKGFLLADVVSSSKILTASASDARMAGLPYPVMSSGGSGNQGIVAILVPYNVGMFFHVPEETILRSIALSHLVNAYIKCHTGDLAPICGCAIAAGVGAAVAIVYQQAGPDMHKIDLAVNTIISDIGGMLCDGAKGGCALKVVSSTDAAIRAAYMALNGHGISEEEGFVGKSAEETIHNLSRIADKGMALVDDTMLCIMLQKRSTEP; encoded by the coding sequence ATGAGCATCTATCATGATGTGATAAAAAGCGAGGTATTTCCCGCTCTCGGCTGTACCGAGCCGATTGCCGTCGCCTATGCCGCAAGTCTGGCGGCGGAACGGCTCGGGGCCGAAGTTGAGACGGTTACCGCTTCGGTTGACCCCGGGGTGTTCAAGAATGGCTTCGCGGTGACTGTCCCCAAGACGGGGGGGCTGAAGGGAAACGTCATCGCCGCGGCGCTCGGTGCCCTCATTGCCCGGCCCGAGTTGAAGATGGAGATACTCTCCGGCGCTGACGAGCGACTTTTGGCGCAGGCCGAACTTCTGGTCTCCTCGGGCCGGGCTACCGTTGCCCTGGTCAAGGAGCGGACCGATCTGTACATCGATGTTGTGGTCACCGGGGGAGGGCGCACGGCCCGGGCCGTTCTGGAGGGGGGACATACCAACATTGTCCGGCTCGAATGCGACGGCAGGATTCTGCTGAATGCGGATGAGCCGGTTTCGGCTGTCGACAGCCATGCCTATCGGGCCGTGCTGCGGCAGATGACGTTTTCCGAAATGATCGGCTTGCTTGATGATCTCGATCAAGGGGATCTTGTCTATCTCAAGCGCGGCGTTGAGATGAATCTGCGCATCGCCGAAGAGGGTAAGCAACTGACCAAGGTCGGCCATTATGTCGAGGAACTGGTGCGCAAGGGGTTTCTGCTTGCCGATGTCGTTTCGTCCAGCAAGATCCTTACCGCCTCCGCGTCGGATGCGCGCATGGCCGGGCTGCCATACCCCGTGATGTCGAGTGGCGGCAGCGGCAATCAGGGCATTGTCGCCATTCTCGTCCCCTACAATGTCGGCATGTTCTTTCATGTGCCTGAAGAGACCATCCTGCGCAGCATAGCCCTTTCCCATCTGGTCAATGCCTATATCAAGTGCCATACCGGCGACCTGGCGCCCATCTGCGGCTGCGCCATCGCCGCCGGGGTAGGCGCCGCCGTGGCGATCGTCTATCAGCAGGCCGGACCGGATATGCACAAGATCGATCTGGCGGTCAATACCATCATCAGCGATATCGGTGGCATGCTGTGCGACGGTGCCAAGGGGGGCTGCGCCCTGAAGGTTGTCAGCTCGACTGATGCTGCAATCCGTGCGGCATACATGGCCCTGAACGGGCATGGAATTTCCGAAGAAGAAGGGTTTGTCGGAAAGAGCGCCGAGGAAACCATACACAATCTGAGCCGCATCGCGGATAAAGGCATGGCGCTTGTGGACGATACCATGCTGTGCATCATGCTCCAGAAGCGCTCGACCGAACCTTGA
- a CDS encoding transporter substrate-binding domain-containing protein — protein sequence MSGKRRICYVCLGGVWAFILFFASHAAAVDLQDIKARGVLRHLGIPYAHFVSGDGDGMDVELMRNFAGYLGVRYQYVETDWDTVIADLTGNKVKAVGDSVEILGESPMRGDLVANGFTILPWRKKVVDFSRPTFPSQIWLVARADSSLKPIKPTNRITRDIEQTRALLKNRKVLALKKTCLDPDLYNLSETGANVTCFTGKLNELAPAVIKGEAEATILDVPDALIALEKWPGKLKIIGPISPRQEMAVAFPKESVHLREAFNRFLLQSQKDGTYERIVRKYYPTAFAFFPEFFKKRQ from the coding sequence ATGTCAGGTAAACGTCGAATTTGTTATGTATGTCTCGGGGGGGTTTGGGCGTTCATCCTGTTCTTCGCCAGCCATGCGGCGGCTGTCGACCTGCAGGATATCAAGGCGAGAGGTGTTCTGCGGCATCTCGGCATTCCGTACGCGCATTTTGTTTCCGGGGACGGGGACGGGATGGACGTGGAACTGATGCGCAATTTCGCCGGGTACCTGGGCGTGCGCTACCAGTACGTGGAGACGGACTGGGATACGGTAATCGCCGATCTCACCGGGAACAAGGTGAAAGCCGTAGGAGATTCGGTGGAGATCCTGGGCGAGTCCCCGATGAGAGGGGACCTGGTCGCCAACGGGTTTACGATCCTGCCGTGGCGGAAGAAGGTGGTTGATTTCTCCCGTCCCACGTTCCCCAGTCAAATCTGGCTGGTGGCACGGGCCGACTCATCCCTGAAGCCGATCAAGCCGACCAACCGGATCACCCGCGACATCGAGCAGACGAGGGCCCTGCTGAAGAATCGGAAGGTGCTCGCCCTGAAAAAGACCTGCCTCGACCCCGACCTTTACAACCTTTCGGAGACCGGAGCCAACGTAACATGCTTCACCGGCAAGCTTAACGAGCTTGCTCCCGCGGTCATCAAGGGCGAGGCGGAGGCAACGATCCTCGACGTCCCTGATGCCCTCATCGCCCTTGAGAAGTGGCCCGGAAAACTGAAGATCATCGGCCCCATCTCGCCGCGGCAGGAAATGGCCGTTGCCTTTCCCAAGGAGTCTGTCCACCTGAGAGAGGCGTTCAACAGATTCCTGCTCCAGTCACAGAAGGATGGAACATACGAACGGATCGTGCGGAAATACTATCCGACGGCCTTTGCCTTTTTCCCCGAGTTCTTCAAAAAGAGACAGTGA
- a CDS encoding hybrid sensor histidine kinase/response regulator, giving the protein MATFNTPLRILSKAAAALIGLGLVVVIVYLVVVQYNSQIARQQAALQEAGSDCERRATAVGYFFSEQLDYMGDLAQCRELSAYFENKALGMSMEYGLRASSLLITERFDKVRRVKRLGDHPLYKRIVFLDANGRLLNDSRSPDYRWQQEVSRLSATSPRGQKSAIYYVSDAETNWIIISVPSFFKERYVGQVMGWIPFSRIYTYFFEPEKEFSRVSDVIIYHGTYIHVPPPVGHLLSAGIPTPPAGMEPGRPYSFPLKGQEFRGKTIYAILAPVRDTPFSLMAIVPPSEQYDFRSPKQLLYTTIGLALFIVGGIAFLLRLTTNNALLQAHLEETRLREQAVDAKNRELAAEIRERQLAEAFLQKERDFVESLFETAQVIMLVLDTDGRVERFNSYLEEISGYHLEEVRGKDVSVLLPEELRDHPDSLYRMILQGTGMTGRICPIITRDGRKREIEWHVKRLLDTDARQVGVLATGQDVTERTIMEKELLKAAKLESLGVLAGGIAHDFNNLLTVIMGNISLALTQLDSPDKVKEYLAKSEKASFRAQDLTRQLLTFAKGGAPVKTASSITTVIRESAEFAMRGSSVRCEFSISSDLWPVDIDAGQISQVLHNLFINANQAMPAGGVIQTHCENVVIGPEEALPLQAGRYVKVSIIDQGVGIPEENLGKVFDPYFTTKAQGSGLGLASSFSIVTQHGGTITVESAEGRGTTFHIFLPASSKELRQKQVRREAVAPACGRILVMDDEEEVRDVIGNMLRSAGCEVEFAQGGEEAIDRYKESLAKGCPFDVLIMDLTIPGRMGGKEAIAILRQINPQVKAIVSTGYSNDSVMANYREYGFDELITKPFKVAELSEKLRLVLAGGP; this is encoded by the coding sequence ATGGCGACATTTAACACTCCCCTGAGAATCCTGAGCAAAGCAGCCGCGGCCCTGATCGGGCTGGGATTGGTCGTGGTCATTGTCTATCTGGTTGTCGTCCAGTACAACTCGCAGATCGCCCGCCAACAGGCGGCATTGCAGGAGGCGGGCTCCGATTGCGAGCGCCGGGCGACAGCAGTGGGCTACTTTTTTTCCGAGCAGTTGGACTACATGGGCGACCTTGCCCAATGCCGGGAGCTGTCAGCCTATTTTGAAAACAAGGCCCTCGGCATGTCCATGGAGTATGGCCTTCGCGCCAGCAGCCTGCTGATAACCGAGCGTTTCGACAAGGTTCGCCGGGTGAAAAGGCTCGGCGATCATCCCCTGTACAAGCGCATCGTTTTTCTCGACGCGAACGGCAGGCTGCTGAACGACAGCCGGTCACCGGATTACCGGTGGCAGCAGGAGGTAAGCCGGCTGTCCGCCACATCACCCCGAGGACAGAAGTCGGCCATCTATTACGTCAGCGATGCCGAGACAAACTGGATCATCATATCGGTTCCCTCGTTTTTCAAGGAACGGTATGTGGGCCAGGTCATGGGATGGATTCCCTTTTCCCGGATCTACACCTATTTCTTTGAGCCGGAAAAGGAGTTTTCCCGCGTATCGGATGTAATCATCTACCATGGGACATACATTCATGTCCCCCCGCCAGTGGGACATCTTCTCTCCGCCGGCATCCCGACCCCGCCGGCCGGCATGGAGCCGGGCCGGCCGTATTCCTTCCCACTGAAGGGACAAGAGTTCCGGGGAAAGACGATTTACGCCATTCTCGCACCGGTCAGGGACACCCCCTTTTCGCTGATGGCCATTGTCCCGCCGTCGGAGCAGTACGATTTCCGCTCACCGAAGCAGCTCCTCTATACAACCATCGGCCTGGCGTTGTTCATCGTGGGGGGGATCGCGTTCCTGCTCCGGCTCACCACCAACAATGCACTGTTACAGGCACACCTGGAGGAAACCCGGCTCCGCGAGCAGGCAGTGGATGCTAAAAACCGCGAACTTGCAGCTGAAATTCGTGAACGTCAGCTCGCTGAGGCCTTTTTGCAGAAGGAGCGGGATTTTGTGGAAAGCCTGTTCGAGACCGCCCAGGTTATCATGCTGGTGCTTGATACCGACGGACGGGTCGAGCGCTTCAATTCCTATCTGGAGGAGATTTCCGGATACCACCTGGAAGAGGTGCGCGGCAAGGACGTGTCCGTGTTGCTCCCTGAAGAACTCAGGGACCATCCGGACTCACTGTACCGGATGATACTGCAAGGCACCGGCATGACGGGGCGTATCTGCCCGATCATCACCAGGGACGGCCGCAAGCGGGAAATCGAATGGCACGTGAAAAGGCTCCTGGATACCGATGCCCGCCAGGTGGGGGTTCTCGCCACCGGGCAAGACGTCACCGAGCGCACGATCATGGAAAAGGAGCTGCTGAAGGCGGCCAAGCTGGAATCCCTCGGCGTACTGGCCGGCGGCATCGCCCATGATTTCAATAATCTTCTGACCGTCATCATGGGCAATATCTCCCTGGCGCTCACACAGCTCGACTCCCCCGACAAGGTGAAAGAGTATCTGGCAAAAAGTGAAAAGGCCTCATTCCGCGCCCAGGATCTCACCCGGCAGTTGCTCACCTTTGCCAAGGGAGGAGCCCCCGTCAAAACCGCGTCCTCCATCACTACCGTCATCAGGGAGTCTGCCGAATTTGCCATGAGGGGGTCCAGCGTTCGCTGCGAGTTCTCGATTTCTTCCGACCTCTGGCCGGTCGACATCGACGCGGGCCAGATCAGCCAGGTCCTGCACAATCTTTTCATCAATGCCAATCAGGCAATGCCCGCCGGTGGCGTCATCCAGACGCACTGCGAGAACGTCGTCATCGGGCCGGAGGAGGCGCTTCCCCTTCAGGCAGGCAGGTACGTAAAGGTTTCTATCATCGATCAGGGCGTCGGCATCCCCGAGGAGAATCTCGGCAAGGTCTTCGATCCCTACTTTACGACCAAAGCGCAGGGCAGCGGTCTCGGCCTGGCGTCCAGCTTTTCCATCGTGACACAGCACGGCGGTACGATTACCGTGGAGTCTGCAGAGGGGCGCGGCACGACCTTCCATATCTTTCTTCCCGCTTCATCAAAAGAACTGCGGCAGAAGCAGGTCAGGCGCGAGGCGGTGGCTCCGGCCTGCGGCAGGATCCTGGTCATGGATGATGAAGAGGAGGTGAGGGATGTGATCGGCAACATGCTCAGAAGCGCCGGCTGCGAGGTGGAGTTCGCCCAGGGGGGCGAAGAGGCCATCGACCGGTACAAAGAGTCCTTGGCCAAGGGGTGCCCGTTCGACGTGCTGATCATGGACCTGACGATTCCCGGCCGGATGGGGGGGAAGGAGGCCATCGCGATCCTTCGGCAGATAAACCCGCAGGTGAAGGCGATCGTCTCGACCGGCTACTCCAATGACTCAGTCATGGCCAATTACAGGGAATACGGTTTCGATGAGCTGATCACCAAGCCGTTCAAGGTGGCTGAACTTTCGGAAAAGCTCAGGCTGGTTCTTGCCGGCGGCCCGTGA
- the hisG gene encoding ATP phosphoribosyltransferase, whose product MSGLLNFGVPKGSLENATVELFRKAGWQISISSRSYFPGVDDDEMNCKLIRPQEMGKYVERGTIDAGIAGRDWVRENESDVVEVCEMVYSKVSRRPARWVLVVTRDSAVQKPEDLHGATISTELVGFTKRYFAERNIPVTVEFSWGATEAKVVDGLCDAIVEVTETGSTIKANGLRIVCDLMESVPVLIANKAAWADPWKREKIETIATLLKSALAAEGMVGLKMNAPNDQLEAITRVLPSLKNPTVSHLFNSDWVSIESILPEKEVRRIVPELIKLGAEGIVEYPLNKII is encoded by the coding sequence ATGAGCGGCCTTCTCAATTTCGGCGTGCCCAAGGGCAGCCTCGAAAACGCAACGGTCGAGCTGTTCCGCAAGGCCGGCTGGCAGATCAGCATCTCCTCCCGCAGCTACTTCCCCGGCGTTGACGACGACGAGATGAACTGCAAGCTCATCCGGCCCCAGGAAATGGGGAAATACGTTGAGCGCGGCACCATCGACGCTGGCATTGCCGGCCGCGACTGGGTGAGGGAAAACGAGTCGGACGTGGTGGAAGTCTGCGAGATGGTCTACTCCAAGGTCTCCCGCCGGCCCGCCCGCTGGGTCCTGGTGGTTACCAGGGACTCCGCCGTGCAGAAGCCGGAGGACCTCCACGGGGCCACCATCTCCACCGAACTGGTGGGCTTCACCAAGCGGTACTTTGCCGAGCGCAACATCCCGGTAACCGTTGAATTCTCCTGGGGCGCCACCGAGGCAAAGGTGGTTGACGGCCTCTGCGACGCCATCGTGGAAGTGACCGAAACGGGGTCTACCATCAAGGCCAACGGCCTGCGGATCGTCTGCGACCTGATGGAGTCGGTGCCGGTTCTGATCGCCAACAAGGCCGCCTGGGCCGATCCGTGGAAGCGCGAGAAGATCGAGACCATCGCCACCCTCCTCAAATCGGCCCTTGCCGCCGAGGGAATGGTGGGCCTCAAGATGAACGCCCCCAATGACCAGCTGGAGGCAATCACCCGCGTGCTGCCGAGCCTCAAGAACCCTACCGTGTCCCACCTCTTCAACTCGGACTGGGTCTCCATCGAGAGCATCCTCCCGGAAAAGGAGGTCCGGCGCATCGTTCCCGAGCTGATCAAGCTCGGCGCCGAGGGGATCGTGGAGTATCCGCTGAACAAGATCATCTAA
- the hisI gene encoding phosphoribosyl-AMP cyclohydrolase: MITIDFQKMGGLIPAIIQDHATNEVLMVAFMDEKTLNLTLESGKTWFFSRSRNKYWMKGEESGNTQEVVEVLTDCDADAVVIKVKQNGPAACHTGNRSCFYVRWEDGQWVEHSEPLFDPAEVYKK; the protein is encoded by the coding sequence ATGATAACGATCGATTTCCAGAAGATGGGAGGGCTCATCCCGGCCATTATCCAGGACCACGCCACCAACGAGGTTCTCATGGTGGCCTTCATGGATGAAAAAACCCTCAACCTCACCCTTGAGAGCGGCAAGACCTGGTTCTTCAGCCGCAGCCGCAACAAGTACTGGATGAAGGGCGAGGAGTCGGGCAACACCCAGGAGGTGGTCGAGGTGCTCACCGACTGTGATGCCGACGCCGTGGTCATCAAGGTGAAGCAGAACGGTCCGGCAGCCTGCCACACGGGCAACCGGAGCTGCTTCTACGTCCGATGGGAGGACGGCCAGTGGGTCGAGCACTCCGAGCCCCTGTTCGATCCGGCGGAGGTGTACAAGAAATGA
- a CDS encoding TSCPD domain-containing protein, which yields MTERKRPAALRGTTVALETNCGKLYVTVNRDPDTGLPVEVFCRFGKAGGCGSAVMDGLTRMITRGLLSGMDPQVVVRDLAGISCHLGAATCLDALAEAVALALDEGKGEDRCP from the coding sequence ATGACGGAACGAAAACGTCCCGCGGCGCTGCGGGGCACGACCGTGGCGCTGGAGACCAACTGCGGCAAGCTCTATGTGACGGTCAACCGCGACCCGGACACCGGTCTGCCCGTCGAGGTCTTCTGCCGCTTCGGCAAGGCGGGCGGGTGCGGCAGCGCCGTCATGGACGGCCTGACCCGGATGATCACCCGCGGCCTGCTCTCGGGCATGGACCCGCAGGTTGTGGTTCGGGACCTGGCCGGGATATCGTGCCACCTGGGCGCCGCCACCTGTCTCGACGCCCTGGCGGAGGCGGTGGCCCTGGCCCTGGATGAGGGGAAAGGAGAGGACCGTTGCCCCTGA
- the recC gene encoding exodeoxyribonuclease V subunit gamma codes for MPLTIYTSNRMEALVEQLCAVVEPPLSSPFVPETIVVQSRGMERWLAMELAKRLGIWANGSYPFPNAFVWSLFRAALPHLPDQSPFDPAILTWRIMDLLPRLLPEPAFGQLRGYLAGEDRELRLYQLAARIADTFDQYTVFRGDLLATWETGRDQQWQARLWRALTADSPGTHRGAVRDAFLKQLAGGRLPAGVCPERVSVFGISYLPPFHLEIFTSLARLCPVNLFVLSPCREYWGDIVSPGARARMTPERRQQAVEGHPLLASLGKPGRDFSSLILACDDLSGGERDLYADAPGETLLAAVQNGILTLDEADGTPRLVRVDPGDRSIGIHSCHGPMREAEVLHDVLLAMFEDLPGLTPRDILVMTPDIETYAPYVAAVFGGGQDQRRRIPFSIADRSIRSAGGAADAFLAILDLPLGRFPATGVLDILETGAVHRRFGIDEAGLEQIRSWVEATRIRWGMDENERRAAGLPAYRENSWQAGLDRLLLGVAMPDEEGAMFGGILPHDAMEGDGPVLLGRFIRFVEALERVRQDLARPRSLEGWTATLRGILADFFNPDDATAFERAALGRIVDGLGELGAGSGFTDEVGRSVIRAWLGERLDRPDQGLGFMTGGVTFCAMLPMRSIPFRVICLLGVNDDSFPRRDRAAGFDLMAADRRPGDRSLREEDRYLFLEALLSARERLVISYTGQSVRDNAELPPSVLVSEFLDYLGSRFTDGTDRFPASLVTRHRLQPFSPAYFTGDGGLFSYAAEECRALSRRGRDDAPRPFLEHPLAESGPASADETEILPLAQLISFFEHPVRYLMRHRLGIRLEESRSPLEDREPFALDSLDAFLLEQEILDHILAGGDPADLLPVARARGGLPPARQGELAFAGLTARVRDLADRVRPATNGQPPLEPLTVDLRVGERRLVGELGSLWPAGLIRWRCARLSGRDHIRLWIEHLVFNALALPATGAASRLLAADGDLALRPVADPLAHLEALVSYYGQGSREPLRFFPRSSLAFARTGEMAAARTTWGGDFYPEGDDPYYALCFGTADPLDDAFRETSVAILTPLLAHREDER; via the coding sequence TTGCCCCTGACCATCTACACGAGCAACCGGATGGAGGCCCTGGTCGAGCAGCTTTGCGCCGTGGTCGAGCCCCCCCTGTCGTCACCCTTTGTTCCCGAGACCATCGTGGTGCAGAGCCGGGGCATGGAACGGTGGCTCGCCATGGAGCTGGCAAAGCGCCTGGGGATCTGGGCGAACGGCTCCTATCCCTTTCCCAATGCCTTTGTCTGGTCGCTCTTCCGGGCGGCGCTGCCCCATCTGCCGGACCAGTCCCCCTTTGACCCCGCCATCCTGACTTGGCGGATCATGGACCTGCTGCCGCGCCTGCTCCCGGAACCGGCCTTCGGCCAGTTGCGGGGGTATCTGGCCGGGGAGGACCGGGAACTGCGGCTCTACCAGCTTGCGGCCAGGATCGCCGACACCTTTGACCAGTACACCGTGTTCCGGGGCGACCTGCTGGCGACCTGGGAAACGGGGCGGGACCAGCAGTGGCAGGCCCGGCTCTGGCGCGCATTGACCGCGGACAGCCCCGGTACCCACCGGGGGGCCGTGCGCGACGCATTTCTGAAACAGCTGGCCGGGGGGCGTCTCCCTGCCGGCGTCTGCCCCGAACGGGTGTCGGTCTTCGGCATCTCGTACCTTCCGCCGTTCCACCTGGAGATCTTCACCTCCCTGGCCCGGCTCTGCCCGGTGAACCTGTTCGTCCTGAGCCCCTGCCGGGAATACTGGGGGGATATCGTCTCGCCCGGCGCCCGGGCGCGGATGACCCCGGAGCGCCGGCAGCAGGCCGTGGAGGGGCATCCGCTGCTTGCCTCCCTGGGCAAGCCGGGGCGCGATTTCTCGTCCCTCATCCTGGCCTGCGACGACTTGTCGGGCGGCGAGCGCGACCTCTATGCCGACGCCCCCGGCGAAACGCTCCTGGCAGCGGTGCAGAACGGCATCCTTACCCTGGACGAGGCCGACGGCACTCCGCGCCTGGTCCGGGTGGACCCCGGCGACCGCTCGATCGGGATTCATTCCTGTCACGGCCCCATGCGCGAGGCGGAGGTGCTCCACGACGTCCTGCTGGCCATGTTCGAGGACCTGCCCGGCCTCACGCCCCGGGATATCCTCGTGATGACGCCGGACATCGAGACCTATGCCCCCTATGTTGCCGCGGTGTTCGGCGGCGGTCAGGACCAGCGGCGGCGCATCCCGTTTTCCATTGCCGACCGGAGCATCAGGAGTGCGGGGGGAGCGGCCGACGCCTTCCTGGCCATCCTCGATCTCCCCCTGGGCCGCTTCCCGGCGACCGGTGTGCTGGACATCCTGGAGACCGGCGCGGTCCACCGCCGTTTCGGCATCGACGAGGCCGGTCTCGAACAGATCCGCTCCTGGGTTGAGGCCACCCGCATCCGTTGGGGCATGGACGAGAACGAGCGCCGGGCTGCCGGGCTGCCTGCCTACCGGGAGAACAGCTGGCAGGCGGGGCTCGACCGGCTGCTGCTGGGGGTGGCCATGCCCGACGAGGAAGGGGCCATGTTCGGCGGCATCCTCCCCCACGATGCCATGGAAGGGGACGGGCCGGTGCTCCTGGGGCGCTTCATCCGCTTCGTGGAGGCCCTGGAGCGGGTGCGGCAGGATCTGGCGCGCCCCCGCTCCCTTGAGGGGTGGACAGCGACCCTGCGCGGCATCCTGGCCGACTTCTTCAATCCCGATGACGCCACCGCCTTCGAACGTGCCGCCTTGGGCAGGATCGTGGACGGCCTCGGCGAACTCGGCGCGGGCTCCGGCTTCACGGACGAGGTGGGGCGGTCCGTGATCAGGGCCTGGCTCGGCGAACGGCTCGACAGGCCCGACCAGGGGCTCGGCTTCATGACCGGCGGGGTCACCTTCTGCGCCATGCTCCCCATGCGGAGCATCCCTTTCCGGGTGATCTGCCTGCTGGGGGTGAACGACGACTCCTTCCCCCGCCGGGACCGCGCCGCCGGCTTCGACCTGATGGCCGCAGACCGCCGTCCCGGCGACCGGTCCCTGCGGGAGGAGGACCGCTACCTCTTTCTGGAAGCCCTCCTCTCGGCCCGGGAGCGCCTGGTGATCAGCTACACCGGTCAGAGCGTCCGGGATAACGCCGAGCTTCCCCCGTCGGTGCTGGTGAGCGAGTTCCTCGACTACCTGGGATCGCGCTTCACGGACGGCACCGACCGGTTCCCGGCCTCCCTGGTGACACGGCACCGGCTCCAGCCCTTCAGCCCCGCCTACTTCACCGGTGACGGCGGGCTGTTCAGTTACGCGGCCGAAGAGTGTCGCGCCCTGTCCCGTCGCGGCAGGGACGACGCACCGCGCCCCTTCCTGGAGCACCCCCTGGCCGAGTCCGGTCCGGCGTCGGCCGACGAAACGGAGATCCTGCCCCTGGCGCAGCTCATCTCCTTTTTCGAGCACCCGGTGCGCTACCTCATGCGTCACCGGCTCGGCATCCGCCTGGAGGAGAGCCGCTCCCCCCTGGAGGACCGGGAGCCCTTTGCCCTGGACTCTCTGGATGCCTTCCTGCTGGAACAGGAGATCCTGGACCACATTCTGGCGGGCGGCGACCCGGCCGACCTCCTCCCCGTGGCCCGGGCCCGGGGCGGCCTGCCCCCGGCGCGCCAGGGAGAGCTGGCCTTTGCGGGGCTCACCGCCCGGGTGCGGGACCTGGCCGACCGGGTCCGGCCGGCAACCAACGGCCAGCCCCCCCTCGAACCCCTGACCGTGGACCTGCGGGTGGGTGAGCGGCGGCTCGTGGGCGAGCTGGGTTCCCTCTGGCCCGCCGGCCTTATCCGCTGGCGCTGTGCCAGGCTGTCCGGCCGCGACCACATCCGGCTCTGGATTGAGCACCTGGTTTTCAATGCCCTGGCATTGCCCGCCACCGGGGCGGCAAGCAGGCTCCTGGCCGCTGACGGCGACCTGGCGCTCCGTCCCGTGGCCGATCCCCTTGCGCACCTGGAGGCTCTGGTGTCGTACTACGGGCAGGGGAGCCGGGAGCCGCTGCGGTTCTTCCCGCGCAGCTCCCTGGCCTTTGCCCGCACGGGCGAGATGGCGGCGGCCCGCACCACCTGGGGGGGAGACTTCTACCCAGAGGGGGACGATCCCTACTATGCGCTCTGCTTCGGCACTGCCGATCCCCTGGACGACGCCTTCCGCGAGACGTCCGTCGCAATCCTGACCCCCCTGCTGGCCCACCGGGAGGACGAGCGGTGA